The genomic segment TCAACGACGAGATCATGGCGGCTGCCAAGCCGGACGCTATGGTGATGCACTGCCTGCCGGCACACCGGGAGGAGGAGATCACTGCCAAGGTCTTTGAGGAACACGCCAAGGAGATCTTTGAGGAGGCGGAAAACCGGCTCCACGCCCAGAAGGCGGTCATGGTTCGCCTGATGGCAGACTAAAGCAAACAAAGCAAGCCGCTCCGTATGCTGATACGGGGCGGCTTTTTGCGTACAGAAACAGAAAGGGTACCGAAAATCCGGTACCCTTTGCGGCGTTATTCAGCCTGCTGGCTGTCGATGTAAGCAACGATGTCGCCTACGGTCTTGATATTGTCCACAGCCTCGTCCGGGATCTCAATGTCGAACTCCTCGGAAATGATTACGATCAGATCCACAACGTCCAGAGAATCGATGCCCAGATCCTC from the Ruminococcus champanellensis 18P13 = JCM 17042 genome contains:
- the acpP gene encoding acyl carrier protein encodes the protein MTFDKLKAIIVEQFDVDEALVTPEADMQEDLGIDSLDVVDLIVIISEEFDIEIPDEAVDNIKTVGDIVAYIDSQQAE